The nucleotide window AGTCGGTGTGGGTGTTGCCGGCGCGGCCGTGCTCGTTGTAGTCGTAGCCCTCGCGGCCCTTGATGTAGTCGGTGAGGGCCTTCGGCACCGCTGAGCCCTCGCCGTACTTGGCGACGATGTCGGCCACGTGGTTGCCGACCATGCCGCCGAACCAGCGGTTCTGGTCGCGCATGTGCGGCATATCGGTGCCGATGTGCATGGGCGCTGCCACGCAGAACTTGATTGCGTCGGGGTCGCGGCCCACGTTCTTGGCGGCGGTGCGCACGGTCTTGATCATCCACTCGGCCACGTCGAGGTCGGCCATCTGCAGAATGAAACCGTCGCCGACCTCGCCGGTGAGCTTGAGTGCTAGCGGGCCGTAGGCGGCCACCCAGATGTCGAGGGTCGAACCCGTGCTCCAGGGAAACTGCAGGGTGGCGCCGTTGTACTCCACCGACCGGGAGTTGGCGAGCTCGCGGATGACGTGGATCGATTCCCGCAGGGTCTTCAGTGTGCTGGGACGGCCGTTGGTGACCCGCACCGCCGAGTCGCCGCGGCCGATGCCGCAGATGGTGCGGTTGCCGTACATCTCGTTGAGGGTGGCGTAGGTGGAGGCCGTGACGGTCCAGTCCCGGGTAGCCGGGTTGGTGACCATGGGCCCCACGATCACCTTGCGGGTCTCGCTCAAGATCTTGCTGTAGATCACATAGGGTTCCTGCCAGAGCAGGTGCGAGTCGAAGGTCCACACGTGGCTGAAGCCGTGGTTCTCGGCCAACACGGCCAACTGCACGGTGCGCGCCGAGGGCGGATTGGTCTGGAGTACTGCGCCGAAGTCCATGGTGTCCCCTAGATCAGGTACTGGCTGAGGCCGCGTTTGATGTACTTGCCATCACCCTTGGCGCCGAGGTACTGGTTGTTGTCGATGACGACCTTGCCGCGGGAGAGCACGGTGTCGACGTGGCCGTCGATCTCGTAGCCTTCCCAGGCGGAGTAGTCCATGTTCATGTGGTGGGTCTTCTCCACACCGATGGAGGTGTGCCCGTTCGGGTCGTAGATCACCACGTCGCCGTCGGCGCCGGGCTGGATCACGCCCTTCTGGCCGTACATGCCGAACATGCGCGCCGGGGTGGTGGAGGTGACCTCCACCCAGCGTTCGAGGGAGATCTGCTTGTCGACCACGCCCTGGTAGAGCAGGTCCATCCGGTGTTCGACCGAGCCGATGCCGTTGGGGATATTGGAGAAGTCGGTCAGGCCCATGTCCTTCTGGCCCTTCATGCAGAACGGGCAGTGGTCGGTGGAGACCATCTGGATGTCGTTCGTGCGCAGGCTCTGCCACATGTGGTGCTGGTGGCCCTCGGCCTTGGAGCGAAGCGGAGTGCTGCACACCCACTTGGCGCCCTCGAAGGTGCCCCACTCGTCGCTCTGGGCGCCGAGCTGGTCCTCGAGCGAGAGGTAGAGGTACTGCGGGCAGGTCTCGCCGAACACGTTCTGGCCGCGGTCGCGGGCTATGGCGATCTGCTCCACCGCCTGCTTGGCCGACACGTGCACGACGTAGAGCGGGGCGCCGGTGAGGTTCGCGAGCATGATGGCCCGGTGGGTGGCTTCTTCCTCGGCCTGCCACGGCCGGGTGAGGCCGTGATAGTAGGGCGTGGTGTTGCCGGCGGCGATGGCCTGCTGCACGAGCAGGTCGATGACGCTGCCGTTCTCGGCGTGCATCATGATCATGCTGCCGTTGCTGGCTGCCTTCTGCATGGCCTTGACGATCTGGCCGTCGTCGGAGAGGAACACTCCCTTGTAGGCCATGAACAGCTTGAAGCTGGAGACGCCCTCGTTGACGAGTTCGTCCATCGCGACGAGGGACGAGTCCTGCACGTCGGAGAGAATCTGGTGGAAGCCGTAGTCGATGGCGCACTCGCCGCGGGCCTTGTCTTGCCAGGCCGCGTACTGGTCGAGCACATTCTCGCCGGCGTACTGCACCACGAAGTCGACGATGCTCGTGGTGCCGCCCCAGGCCGCGGCCCGGGTGCCGGTCTCGAAGGTGTCGCTGGCCTCGGTGCCGCCGAACGGCATCTGCATGTGGGTGTGCGCGTCGATGCCGCCGGGGATGACGTACTTACCGCCGGCGTCGATCACGGTGTCGACGTTCCGCTCGATGTCGAAGCCGAGCAGGGTGGAACCGGGGGCGAGCACCGCGGCGATGGTGTCGCCGTCGATCAGCACATCCGCTCTGGCCGTGCCCGTGGAATTGACCACGGTGCCGTTCTTGATCAGGGTCTTCATCGGGTTCTCCTGTTCGGTATTGCGTCGCTAGTTCGTCTGCGGTCGTCACCACGTCGCTGGTCGAGCCTGTCGAGACCTCGTGAGCCGTCTTCGGTACATAGGCACGGTCATGGGGTCTCGACAAGCTCGACCAGCGGGTCGTGCGTCGCTGAGATTCCTTACGGCTTGGGGATCGAGGTGTACGACTCCGGGCGGCGGTCCCGGTAGAACTGCCAGTTGTTGCGCACCTCGCGGATCATGCCGAGGTCGAGGTCGCGGATCACGACTTCCTCGTGCTCGCCACTGCCCAGCTCGCCCACATAGTTGCCCTGCGGGTCGACGAACTGGCTGGTGCCGTAGAACGTCACGGCGAGGTCGCCGTACTCGTTGTCCTCCCGGCCCACGCGGTTGGGCGCGGCCACGAAGTATCCGTTCGCGGCGGCGGCGGCCGGCTGCTCGATCTCCCAGAGCCGGTTCGAGAGCCCGGGCTTGGTGGCGTTGGGGTTGAAGACGATCTGCGCGCCGTTCAGGCCCAGCTCGCGCCAGCCCTCCGGGAAGTGCCGGTCGTAGCAGATGTACACGCCGATCGGTCCGACAGCGGTGTTGAAGACCGGGTAGCCGAGGTTGCCCGGGCGGAAGTAGAACTTCTCCCAGAACTTCTCGAGGTGCGGGATGTGGTGCTTGCGGTACTTGCCGAGGATCGTGCCGTCGGCATCCACCACCACCGCGGTGTTGTAGTACACGCCGGGCTGCTCTTCTTCGTAGATGGGGAGCACCATCACCAGGTTCAGTTCCTTGGCCAGGGCGGCGAAGCGCTGCACGATCGGGCCGTCGGCGGGCTCCGCGTAGTCGTAGTACTTGGCGTCTTCGGTGATGCCGAAGTAAGGCCCGTAGAAAAGCTCCTGGAAGCAGATGACCTGAGCGCCGTCGGCCGCCGCGTCGCGCGCGAACTGCTCGTGCTTGTCGAGCATCGACTCGATATCCCCCGTCCACGTGGTCTGGGTGATCGCCGCGCGCACGATGCTGGATGTGCCGGTGCTGGTTGGGTCGGTGCTCATACTCTTGCCTCCACTGGGTCTCACACGGTGGAACCTCGCCAGCAGGGAAGAGCATGGACATCGCATTGTGTGCGAGTCACACGGGAAAAAGCCTGTCGAGATCGAGCCACATTACGGTGTCCGGTTTTGTTATTATTCGACGTAAACATTTCTGTTCTGTTTCTTCATATGACGCATGCGTAAATCATCATCCTGTCGGCCTGATGGCCCTCTGGCAAGCATTCGGCCAGGAAGGCGTGCACAATGCAGCTTTACCTCGACGAGATCGAGCACACTACTCCCGCCGGGATCGCCGCTGCGTTGGGCCGCCTGATCGGCTCGGGCCGGATCGCCCCCGGCGAGCGCCTGCCTACCGTGCGCGATCTGGCCGGTGTGCTCGGCGTGAGCCCGGCCACGGTGAGCCACGCCTGGCAGGCGCTCTCGTCGGCGGGGCTCATCGTCTCGCGCGGTCGCAGCGGAACGTTCGTGCGGGAGCCCGCCAGGCACTGGCTACCCGCGCGCACGCAGTCGCTGGCCGGGCACCTCAGCGACGCCCGGATCGACCTCTCCCGCGGCACGCCGGACCCCGCCCTGCTGCCCGCTCTCGGGCCCGCGCTCTCCCGGGTCTCGCAGCGAGCGATGATCCCCAGCTACCAGGCGCTACCGGTGATTCCCGAGCTGCTCGCCGTGCTCGCCGATTCCTGGCCCTACCCGGCCGAATCGATCACCGTCGTGGACGGCGCTCTCGACGCCATCTCGCGCAGCCTCGAGCAGGTCGCCAGGTTCGGCGACCGCGTCATCGTGGAGGACCCCGGCTTCCCGCCCTTCTTCGACCTGCTCGACCAGATGGGCATCGAGCGGCTGCCCGTTGCCGTTGACGCGGAGGGCATCGTGCCCGAAGCCTTCCAGGCGGCGCTGGCCCTGTCGCCGGCCGCGGTCATCCTGCAGCCGCGAGCGCACAACCCGACGGGGGCATCGATGTCGATCGAGCGAGCCGAAGAACTGGCCCGGCTGCTGGCCGCGAGCACACGTGCCCAGCACACCGTGGTGATCGAAGACGACCACTCCGGGGCGATCAGCACCGCCCCGGACGTGTCGCTCGGCCGTTGGCTGCCGGAGCGGGTGCTGCACGTGCGCAGCTACTCCAAGTCGCACGGCCCCGACCTACGCATCGCCGCCCTCGGCGGGCCGGCCGCGCTGGTGGACCGCATCGTGGCCAGGCGCATGCTCGGCCCGGGTTGGACCAGCCGGATGCTGCAGACCATCCTGCACGAGCTACTCACCGACAGTGCGAGCATGGCGCTGGTGTTCGAAGCCCGGCACGTGTACTTCGCCCGGCAGAAGGCGCTGGCGGATGCCCTCACCGGGTTCGGCCTGCCCCTGGCGCGAGCCGACGGCATCAACGCCTGGGTGCCGGTGGCCGACGAGCGCGACGCCATCGTGCGCCTGGCGGCGTCGGGGATCCGGGTGGCCGGCGGCACCCCCTTCATCGCGGTGGACCGACCGGACGCGTTCATCAGGGTCACGGCCGGCGCCCTGCCCGACGACGTGCTGCCGATCGCCCAGGCGATCGCGGCGGCCGCCGGGGTGCTCGCCACCTGAAGCATCCGCACCGAAAGTCGGAGATTCTCGCGAAACGCCGTGTCGGGCGGTCGGTTTTCGCGGCGTGTGACGAAAATCTCGGCCTGTGTTGCAGGAGGTATCACGTGTCGGCGCTGGATTGCCCGCGACTTCCTGCGGCGGGGTCGCGGGCCCAGCGACCGAGGAGCATGCTGGGCGCAGAGAACAACTCACCAGTGCGGTCCGGCGGATACGACTCGGGGACGGTCGACGCCGCACACGACAGGTGCGGGAGGAACGATGATCGAGGGATTTGCAGGTGCAATTCTCCTACCCGGTTCGGCCGAATACCTCATGGCGGCCACCGCCTATGGCAAGGTCGGCACTCCCCTGCTGGCGGTGCGGCCGACCGATGCGGCGGATGTCGCGGTGGCGATCGCGTACGCCAGGGCCGAGGGCCTGGTGCTGTCGGTGCGGAGCGGCGGGCACAGCCCGATGAACACCAATGACGGCGGCATGGTGCTCGACCTGTCCCGCATCCGTGGCGTGGAGGTGCAGGCCGACAACCGGGTGCGCCTGGGCAGCGGCGCCGTCTGGGGCAATGTGGCCCAGGAGTTACAGCGGTACGACCTGGCCGTGTCCAGCGGCGACACCTACACCGTTGGCGTGGGCGGCCTCACCCTCGGCGGCGGCATCGGCTGGCTGGTGCGCCAATACGGCCTGGCAATCGACAGCCTGCGGGAGGCCGAGGTGGTGCTGCCCAACGGCGCCATCGTGACGGCCAGCGACACCAGCGAGCCCGAGCTGTTCTGGGCGCTGCGCGGCGGCGGCGGCAACTTCGGTGTGGTGACCCGGTTCACCTTCGAGGCGCATCCGCTGCGGGGCGTGGTGGCCGGCGCCATCACTGTGCAGCCGTCGCACTTCGCCGAAACGCTGCGCGGCTGGCGGGACGTGATGCGGGACTCGCCGGAGCTGCTCAACTCGACGGTGTTCGTGACGCCGGAGTTCGGTCCGGAGATGCCGGCCCAGACGAAGCTGCTGGTCTGTTACGGCGGCGCCGACCTCGACGAGGCCATGACGGCGATCCGGCCGTTGCTGGCACTGCCCGGGGTGACCGGCAACGATGTGGAACTCAAGCTTTTCGTGGAGGTCTTCGACGAGCCGTCGGCACCGCCAGGGTCGATCCGGATTGTCGACCGCAACGGCTTCGCCCGTGACTTCGACGACGCGCTCATCGACAGGCTCTCGAACGCCTCCTTCAGTTCGGCGGTACTGATGGTGCGGTACCTGCGCGGGGCGCTGAATCGGGTGCCCGTAGATGCCACCGCTTTCGCCTATCGCGATGCGGAGGTCTTCGTCTCGTACGCCGCTTTCCTGCCGCCGGATGCCCCCGTCGAGGCCGAGCGGCGCATCTTGGACGACTGGGCTGTCGTGGCCGAGTCGTTGACGGGCACGTACGGCAACTTCAATCTGGGGATCTATCCCGACGTGCTCAGCCTGATGTACCCGCCGGCCACCGCGGAGCGGCTGCGGGCGGCGAAACGTCGATACGACCCCGAGAACGTGCTGGCCCACAACCTCAACATCGTGCCCTAGTGTCCCGGTCGCGGGTGGGGCCGCCCGGGTAGTGTTCGCAGGAAGGCACGACGTGCCGCGACGGGGGCGAACCATGAACATCGAGCTGTCCAGATTCCGGGTGAAGCCCGGCTGCGCACTGCTCGTCGAGGAGTGGCTTGCCTTTCTCGGTGACAACCTCGACGCCGTGCTCGAGACCCTCGACGGCGAGCGGATGCTCGTGGAGTCGATTTTCAGCGAGCACCTCGACGGCGTCGACTACCTCTACTGGTACACGATCCAGGGCGAGGGCGGTAGCGCGGTGACCGACTCCCAACACTGGATCGACCTCAAACACCTGGAGTACTGGCGGCTGTGCATCGACGACGGCTACCCCGGCGTGGACCTGCCCAGCCGGGTGACCATGATCCCCGAGCGCATCCGGCAACTGCTGGTTTAGGTGGGCGCCTGGGTAGCGGATGCCCAGCGGCGGCGGCGGCGGGCCGCTACTCGCGGTGCGCGGTATAGGCGCCGCTTCGCGGGTGGCACGCCGCCCGCGTAACGGCGCGTGACCCGCGCAGCTGCCGCGCGACGGCGTGATGCCCGCGCAACGGCCTGCGGGCCGGGCAGCACCGCGCGCATCCGCTCGAAACTGGATGGGTTTAGGCTGGATGCGACCCCCGGTTCGATCTGACCGGTTGCGCTGGCCCGGATTTGGGCGGCAGGTCGGGGCTTCGCCTCCGTTTCACTCCCCACCTCGTTCGAGCCCTGCTCCGTCGATGCGTGCGCTGCACGCCGTTCGGCGATGTCGACCGGCCCCGGTGTTCCCGCACCGAATCCTCGGCCGGCAACCCGACACGACATCAGCGCCACGGATGCCCGGCTCCCGCCTCAGATTGGCCCCATGAAGACTCGCTACCCCGCCATCGCCGCTACCGCGGCCGTGCTGCTGCTCGCCGGCTGCGCCTCCGGCTCGACCGCCGCGGCGCCGGCCCCAACTGCCTCGCCCGGAGCGTCAAACGCCTTCCCCGTGTTGTTCACTAACTGCGACACCACACTCACCCTCGAGGCCGCGCCAGAGCGCATCGTCACGATCAAGTCCACCACCACCGAGCTGTTGCTGGCGCTCGGGCTCGGCGACCGCATCGTCGGCTCGGCGTTCCTCGACGGCCCGCTGCCGGCATCCCTCGAAGACGCGGGCGCAGATCTCAACGTGATCAGCGACTTCGTGCCCGGCCAGGAGGCCGTTCTGGCGCTGACCCCTGACTTCGTCTACGGCGGCTGGGAGTCCAACTTCTCCGCCGAGGGCGTGGGCGAACGCGCCGCACTGGCCGACCTGGGCATCGGCAGCTACGTGTCGCCGGCCGCCTGCAAGGGCGACGCCATGCCCGACCCGCTCACCTTCGACACGGTCTTCGCCGAGATCGACGAGGCCGGCGCCCTGTTCGGCGTGCCGGATGCCGCCGCCGCGCTGGTCGCCGAGCAGAAGGCCGACCTCTCCGCGCTCGAGCCCGCGACCGGCAAGACCACCGCGCTCTGGTATTCCAGCGGCTCCGACACCCCCTACGTGGGCGCCGGCATCGGCGCGCCGCAGATGATCATGGACGCCGCTGGCCTGACCAACATCTTCGCCGACGTGCACGACACCTGGACCTCGGCCGGCTGGGAGTCCGTCGTGGCGGCGAACCCCAGCGTGATCGTGCTCGTGGACGCCACCTGGAACACCGCGGACTCCAAGATCGCGCTGCTCGAGGGCAACCCGGCAACGGCCGGGCTCGACGCCGTGGTGAACCACCGGTACATCACGGTGCCGTTCGCCGCCGGCGAGGCGGGCATCCGTAACGTGGAGGCGGCCGGGTCGATCATCGACCAGCTCGCCGCCCTCGACACCAAGTAGACATACCCGGCCGGGCATATACGCGAATCGGCCCCGACCAGAGGACACCATGACGGGCAGCACGACGACTCGGAGCACGGGCATCACCGCGCCCCGCGCCGTGCTGCCCGCGAGCAGCCGGCCCGGCCGCGACCTGTTCTGGCTGATCACCGCGGTGGTCGCGTTGGTTCTCGGCAGCGCCGTGGCCGTCACCATCGGCCCGGCCGACGTGAGCCTGGCGCAGGTGTGGAGCAGTGTGGCCGGCCACCTCGGCCTGCCCGGCCTGGCGGGTGGCTCCCCGGTGCCGCCGCTCACCGACGCCATCGTGTGGCAACTGCGGATGCCGCGCGTGCTCACCGCCGCCATGGTGGGTGCGGGCCTCGCGCTCAGCGGCGCTGTCATGCAGAGCGTCACCCGCAACCCGCTCGCCGACCCGTACCTGCTCGGGCTGTCGTCGGGCGCATCGCTCGGCGCGGTCTGCGTGGTCATCCTCGGCGTGGGCTTCGCGCTGCCGGCGGCGGCGTTCGCCGGGGCGCTGATCGCCCTGTTCGCCACCCTCAACATCGCCCGCGTCGGCGGCGCCATCACCCCGGGCCGGGCCGTGCTGGCCGGGCTCGCGATCGCCCAACTGGGCTCGGCCGGCACCTCGTTCATCATCTTCTGGGCGGCCAAGGGCGACTCCTACCGGGAGATCCTCAACTGGCTGCTCGGCTCCCTGGCCGGCAGCTCGTGGAGCAGCGTGCTGACCTCCGCGGTCGCCCTCGTCGTGGTGGGCACCGGCATCCTGCTCGCCGCCAGCCGCCTGGATGCGTTCACCTTCGGCGACACGAACGCCGCGTCGCTGGGCATCAACGTCAATGCCACCCGCTGGGGATTCCTCGTGGCGGTGGCGCTGCTCACCGGCGCGATGGTGGCGGTGAGCGGGGCGATCGGCTTCGTGGGGCTAATCCTGCCGCACTTGGTGCGCGGCCTGAGCGGGCCGGGCCATCGCCGCCTGCTGCCGCTCGTCGCCGTGGTGGGCGCCCTGTTCCTGGTGCTCGCCGACACCCTCGCCCGCACGGTCTTCGACCCGCGCGAGCTGCCGGTCGGCATCATCACGGCGTTCATCGGGGTGCCCGTGTTCATCCTGCTGATCAAGGGCAAGCGAAGCGCGGCCTGGGCATGAGCGCCGAGCGCGGCCCCGCCGCAGCCGCCCGACTTGCCGCAAAAGCCCCCATCGAGCGCTCTGAAGGGGAACTTTCCCGCAACTCGACAGGGTCTCTCCCGCGAGTTGCCGCAAATACCCCCTTCGTGCGCGCTGAAGGGGCATTTTCCAGCAACTCGGCGACGACAAGTGACGGCGTGGTGCTCGACGGGGTGTCTCTCAGCATCGAGGGCACGCGCATCCTGCACGGCATCTCGGCGAGCCTGCCCACGGGCACGGTGACCGGGCTGCTCGGCCCCAACGGCGCGGGCAAGTCCACCCTGCTGCGCATCATCGCCGGCATCGACCGGGCGGATGCGGGGACTGTCGCGCTCGACGGCGCTGTCGTGGGCCAGCTGCGACGGCGGGAGGCGGCCCGGCGCATCGCCCTGCTCGAGCAGAACGTGGCGCCCAGCGTCGACCTGTCCGTGCGCGAGGTGGTGCTGCTCGGCCGCATCCCGCACCGCAGCAAGCTGCTGGGCAGCTTCGGCGGCGAGGACGACCTCGGCGTGGCGCTCGAGGCCCTCGCCATGGTGAGCGCCGGCGATCTCGTCGACCGGCGCTGGCACACCCTGAGCGGCGGGCAACAGCAGCGGGTGCAGATCGCCAGGGCCCTCGCCCAACGGCCCAGCCTGTTGCTGCTCGACGAACCCACCAACCACCTCGACGTGAGCGCGCAACTGTCACTGCTGCACCAGGTGCGCGGGCTCGGCCTCACCTCGGTGCTCGCCCTGCACGACCTCAACCTCGCGGCCGCCTACTGCGACCGCATCGTGTTGCTGCAGGCAGGCCGGGTGGCCGCGTTCGGCACCCCGGACGAGGTGCTGCGCCCGGAAATCATCCGGGCGGTCTACGGCGTCGACTGCGACATCGTGCCGCACCCCCGCACGGGGCGCCCGGTGATCGTGTTCTCCGGCCCCGACGAGCAGCCCGACCCGCAGCCATCCGCACCGCCGAACACCCCAGCCGGCGACCGGCACAACGACTTTGGAGAAGGAACCCCATGACCCGAGTGACAGTTCTCGCCGGCGGCGTCGGTGGCGCCCGGTTCATACGCGGGTTGCTGCAGCAGCTGGCCTCCGTCGACGCTGGCAGCGAGGTGACCGTGATCGTCAACACCGGCGACGACATGTGGCTCGACGGGCTGCGCATCTGCCCCGACCTCGACACCGTGATGTACACCCTCGGCGGCGGCATCAGCGAGGAGCAGGGCTGGGGCCGGCCCGACGAGTCCCGGCGCACCTCCAGCGAGATCGCCGCCTACGGGCGCGGCTGGTCGTGGTTCACCCTCGGCGACCTCGACCTGGCCACCCACATCGTGCGCACCGACCTGCTCAGGAACGGCGCCACGCTGAGCGCCGCCACCGAGTTCCTCTGCCGCCGCTGGCAGCCGGGCGCCCGACTGCTGCCGATGAGCGACCAGTTCGTGGAGACCCACGTGCGCCTGGCCGAGGACGCCGACGAGCACCGCGCCAGCGAGCTCATCCACTTCGAGGAATGGTGGGTGCGGTACCGCGCCGGCAAGGCCGTCACCGAGTTCGTGCAGGTGGGCCTGGCCGATGCCGTCGCTGCCCCCGGCGTGATCGAGGCGATCCTCACCGCCGACCTGGTGATCCTGCCGCCGTCGAACCCCGTCGTGTCGGTCGGCACGATCCTGGCGATCCCGGGCATCCGCGACGCCCTGCGGGCCACAACCGCCCGCGTGGTGGGCATCGCGCCGATCATCGCCGGCTCGGCGGTGCGCGGCATGGCCGACGCCTGCCTGACCACCATCGGCGTCGAGACCTCCGCCCTAGCGGTGGGCTTGCACTACGGCTCCCGCCAGGGCGACGGGGTGCTCGACGCCTGGCTCGTCGACGAGACGGACGCCGCGGCCGTGCCCGCACTGGAGGCCGCCGGCATCCGCGCTGTCGCCGTGCCGCTCTGGATGACCGATGTGCCCGCGACCGCCCGGATCGCCGCCGAGGCCCTGCGGATCTCCGCAGAGTTGACGGCCGCACCCGACCTGCCTGTCGCGGAGTTCGGTTACTCAGGGAGGGCTTCGACTCCGTGACGGCCTGGCGGGGGGCCACGAGAAGTTCTGGCACGGCGCCGAGACCCGCGCGTTCCTCGGTGATCCCGCCTTCACCGTCACCGACGACACCGAGGTCGTGCTCGAGCGGCTGCGGGTTGTCGAGGTGCTGCCCGGGGCCTAGCTCGCGGCCCGGGCGCCTCAGGCGAGGCCTGCCGGGGAACGCCGGACGGCGCTACTCTCGGCTACGTCGATGCGCCACGCGCAGACCTGTCCCCCGAGCGAAGGGCCAGCCCCATGTCTCCTGCTCCCCCGCCGCCCCGCGTCTACGGCACCTGGCCGGGCGGGATGCCGTACCTCGCCGTCGGCTCCGGCCCACCGCTGGTCTTCCTGCCCGGCACCACCCCGAACCACGAGCCGCCCACCGGCCGCGACCGCCGCTTCCAAGCCCAGCAGCTGCTGCCGTTCGCCGCGTCGCGCCGGGTGTGGTGGGTGAACCGGCGGCCGCAGCTCGACCCCGCAGCCACCATGGCCGACATCGCCGCCGACTACGCCCAGGCCATGCTGCGGCGCTTTGACGAACCCGTCGACGTGATCGGACAGTCCACCGGCGGGGGTGTGGCCCTGCAGCTCGCCGCCGACCATCCGGCCGTGGTGAACCGGCTGGTCATAGTGTCCGCGGCATACAAGCTGGGCGAGGAGGGCCGGGACTCACAACTGCGGGTCGCCGACGACGTTCTCGATGGTCGCCCGCGCGCCGCCTTCGCCGAAATGATGCGCATACTGGGCGGCGGTCGCCGGTCCAGCCGGATGCTGGCGGGCATCGGCTGGCTGCTCGGCACCAGGTACTTCGCCCACGTCTCCGCCGACCTGGTGACCACCATCCGGGCCGAGGACGCCTTCGACCTGCACGCCCGGCTGGCCGAGATCCTGGCGCCCACCCTCGTGATCGGCGGGGAGCTGGATGCTCTGTATTCGGCCGAGCTGTTCCGGCAGACGGCGGAGGGCATCCCCCGCGGCCGGCTCTCCCTCTACCCAGGTCGGGGCCACCTGGGCACGACTTTCGATCCTCGGTTCGTGTCCGATGTGCGCTCGTTCCTCGATCTGCCCGACGAGAGCGGCACCCGGGCCGGACGGGCCGAGCCGGGTGCCGGGCGGGATGACGTCACGCGCTGACCGGGCCTCGCCCGCGTCGGCCCGGGCCGAGGCCGAGTGGCATCCGCTCTACCGGATCGGCGGCCTGGCCGCGCTGGTGATGACGCTGGACGTGTTGGGGCCGCGCCGCGCGCCGGAAGCGGGCCCGTCTCAGTACAGTGAGTGAGACATCCGTCCCACATCGAGGTGAGCACGTGGAAAAATCCCGTATCGCGGTTCGGCCACCATCGTCGATCGTGCCGTTCCTGCCGATTCTCGTGGTCGGCGTGATCCACCTGGGCGCCATCCTGCTGTCGTTACCCGAGGTCGTGGAGTGGACGAAGCCGCTCCTGATGCCGGCCCTGGTGGTCGGGCTGGTCTGGGGTGCACCGCAGCGTCGTTCCCCGGTGATCGTGCTCGGGGTTCTCGCCCTGACTCTCTCCTGGCTGGGGGATGTCACGCTGCGCTGGTTCGTCGTCGGGCTGGTCTTCTTCCTACTGGCGCACATTGCCTACCTCGTGTTGTTCGCCACCCGGCTCGCCGTGCGCCGGGTGCGCTGGTGGGCCATCGCCTACGCGCTCTGGCTCGTCATCCTGCTCACGATCCTGGGCCCGCAGACCGGGTCGCTGCTGATTCCGGTCATCGCCTACGGCACAGTGCTCTGCTCGATGGCGGCGGTCGCCTCCCGGTGCAACGGCTGGGTCGCGTGGGGCGGCGCGGTCTTCGTCGTCTCCGACTCGATCCTGGCCGCAAACAAGTTCCTGCCCGGTGCCGGC belongs to Cryobacterium sp. SO2 and includes:
- the cofD gene encoding 2-phospho-L-lactate transferase, whose product is MTRVTVLAGGVGGARFIRGLLQQLASVDAGSEVTVIVNTGDDMWLDGLRICPDLDTVMYTLGGGISEEQGWGRPDESRRTSSEIAAYGRGWSWFTLGDLDLATHIVRTDLLRNGATLSAATEFLCRRWQPGARLLPMSDQFVETHVRLAEDADEHRASELIHFEEWWVRYRAGKAVTEFVQVGLADAVAAPGVIEAILTADLVILPPSNPVVSVGTILAIPGIRDALRATTARVVGIAPIIAGSAVRGMADACLTTIGVETSALAVGLHYGSRQGDGVLDAWLVDETDAAAVPALEAAGIRAVAVPLWMTDVPATARIAAEALRISAELTAAPDLPVAEFGYSGRASTP
- a CDS encoding putative F420-0 ABC transporter permease subunit; translated protein: MTGSTTTRSTGITAPRAVLPASSRPGRDLFWLITAVVALVLGSAVAVTIGPADVSLAQVWSSVAGHLGLPGLAGGSPVPPLTDAIVWQLRMPRVLTAAMVGAGLALSGAVMQSVTRNPLADPYLLGLSSGASLGAVCVVILGVGFALPAAAFAGALIALFATLNIARVGGAITPGRAVLAGLAIAQLGSAGTSFIIFWAAKGDSYREILNWLLGSLAGSSWSSVLTSAVALVVVGTGILLAASRLDAFTFGDTNAASLGINVNATRWGFLVAVALLTGAMVAVSGAIGFVGLILPHLVRGLSGPGHRRLLPLVAVVGALFLVLADTLARTVFDPRELPVGIITAFIGVPVFILLIKGKRSAAWA
- a CDS encoding putative F420-0 ABC transporter substrate-binding protein, with the translated sequence MKTRYPAIAATAAVLLLAGCASGSTAAAPAPTASPGASNAFPVLFTNCDTTLTLEAAPERIVTIKSTTTELLLALGLGDRIVGSAFLDGPLPASLEDAGADLNVISDFVPGQEAVLALTPDFVYGGWESNFSAEGVGERAALADLGIGSYVSPAACKGDAMPDPLTFDTVFAEIDEAGALFGVPDAAAALVAEQKADLSALEPATGKTTALWYSSGSDTPYVGAGIGAPQMIMDAAGLTNIFADVHDTWTSAGWESVVAANPSVIVLVDATWNTADSKIALLEGNPATAGLDAVVNHRYITVPFAAGEAGIRNVEAAGSIIDQLAALDTK
- a CDS encoding alpha/beta hydrolase, yielding MSPAPPPPRVYGTWPGGMPYLAVGSGPPLVFLPGTTPNHEPPTGRDRRFQAQQLLPFAASRRVWWVNRRPQLDPAATMADIAADYAQAMLRRFDEPVDVIGQSTGGGVALQLAADHPAVVNRLVIVSAAYKLGEEGRDSQLRVADDVLDGRPRAAFAEMMRILGGGRRSSRMLAGIGWLLGTRYFAHVSADLVTTIRAEDAFDLHARLAEILAPTLVIGGELDALYSAELFRQTAEGIPRGRLSLYPGRGHLGTTFDPRFVSDVRSFLDLPDESGTRAGRAEPGAGRDDVTR
- a CDS encoding ABC transporter ATP-binding protein is translated as MRAEGAFSSNSATTSDGVVLDGVSLSIEGTRILHGISASLPTGTVTGLLGPNGAGKSTLLRIIAGIDRADAGTVALDGAVVGQLRRREAARRIALLEQNVAPSVDLSVREVVLLGRIPHRSKLLGSFGGEDDLGVALEALAMVSAGDLVDRRWHTLSGGQQQRVQIARALAQRPSLLLLDEPTNHLDVSAQLSLLHQVRGLGLTSVLALHDLNLAAAYCDRIVLLQAGRVAAFGTPDEVLRPEIIRAVYGVDCDIVPHPRTGRPVIVFSGPDEQPDPQPSAPPNTPAGDRHNDFGEGTP
- a CDS encoding lysoplasmalogenase — encoded protein: MEKSRIAVRPPSSIVPFLPILVVGVIHLGAILLSLPEVVEWTKPLLMPALVVGLVWGAPQRRSPVIVLGVLALTLSWLGDVTLRWFVVGLVFFLLAHIAYLVLFATRLAVRRVRWWAIAYALWLVILLTILGPQTGSLLIPVIAYGTVLCSMAAVASRCNGWVAWGGAVFVVSDSILAANKFLPGAGIPAADFLIMLTYLAAQTLIVGGLLRHERARVARQ